The Humulus lupulus chromosome 4, drHumLupu1.1, whole genome shotgun sequence genome has a window encoding:
- the LOC133832874 gene encoding uncharacterized protein LOC133832874: MAKGARNVGKAKAKGKVKKSGPSSSDGIIKTRLMDAIRGFKSWKLSRIRERFLNNWDVDLGKNPSSLILRSLNSEKMLTSSCGDQSTGLETPLTQEKKFEIKIESEEINNWQSSIVCYLVGSNPPVSVLDGFVRRLWKDNVDKVGLLSHGFLVVVICSLGKKPLVMKPWNSVDDFSKEDITSVPTWIQLGCLDIKYWGEHSLFKIVGQIGKPIQGYNITKLRDRLCYPRILIEVSLDQNFPTRIRFMNEFDQEIELQVEYEWVPIVCQHCFGFGHETQLCRKKQQVKQELVPKKSVAEQVSVLSTVDEVGFQKVIKGTKRQESMAIPTSVTNQYSMLVEENVTEEIQRLNTGGGGGGDPFICNG; encoded by the exons ATGGCAAAGGGAGCTAGGAATGTGGGGAAAGCTAAGGCAAAGGGCAAAGTCAAGAAATCTGGACCTTCATCTTCTGATGGGATTATCAAAACTCGATTGATGGATGCAATTCGGGGGTTCAAGAGTTGGAAGTTATCGAGGATACGGGAGAGGTTTCTAAACAATTGG GATGTGGATTTAGGTAAGAATCCTTCTTCTCTGATATTACGATCTCTCAATTCTGAGAAGATGCTGACTAGTTCGTGTGGAGATCAATCAACTGGACTTGAGACTCCTCTGACTCAGGAGAAgaaatttgaaattaaaattgAATCAGAGGAGATTAACAACTGGCAATCTTCAATTGTTTGTTATTTAGTTGGATCTAATCCTCCAGTCAGTGTTCTGGATGGTTTTGTGAGGCGTTTATGGAAAGATAATGTGGATAAGGTAGGATTACTTTCTCATG GATTCTTGGTGGTGGTTATCTGTTCTTTGGGAAAAAAACCTCTGGTTATGAAACCATGGAACTCAGTGGATGATTTCTCTAAAGAGGATATTACATCAGTTCCTACTTGGATACAATTGGGTTGTTTGGATATCAAGTATTGGGGTGAACACTCACTCTTTAAGATTGTGGGGCAGATAGGGAAACCAATTCAAGGTTATAATATTACCAAACTGAGGGATAGGCTTTGTTATCCTAGAATCCTTATTGAGGTTAGTTTGGATCAGAATTTTCCAACTAGAATTAGGTTCATGAATGAATTTGATCAGGAAATTGAGCTTCAAGTAGAGTATGAATGGGTTCCTATTGTATGTCAACATTGTTTTGGTTTTGGACATGAAACTCAACTATGCAGGAAGAAACAACAAGTCAAGCAAGAATTGGTGCCTAAGAAGAGTGTGGCAGAGCAAGTGTCGGTGCTGTCAACAGTTGACGAGGTTGGTTTTCAGAAAGTGATTAAGGGGACTAAAAGGCAAGAGTCTATGGCAATCCCAACTTCAGTGACAAACCAGTACTCTATGTTGGTAGAGGAAAATGTTACAGAGGAGATACAAAGGCTAAACactggaggggggggggggggagatccCTTTATCTGCAATGGATAA